TTGGTGGCGGACGCCTCTTCGGTGCTGGCAGAGGTCCTCCGACTGTGCACGCTAACACTGGTCTCGGTGTCAACAAAGCCTGGCgtgtcacacaaacaaacaaacaaacaaacaaacaaacaaacaaatcagctGTTGCCAGATATACAATATCCTGTGTATTAGCAgctttgtgtataagccacagaaCAGTGTGTTATGCAacttaaaagaaataaaaccatattaataccatatcaactgcctccaagtattaacctcatagctgaagacattttgcaaagtcaatgtagcctataagctgcggctaatagttaggAAATGACGGTAGTACAACGCGATAAGATATAAATGTTCAGTCCATATCTGGTTACAGTTGGGGAGGGGGATGTCATATGTATACACTATATAGAAGAATATATACAAATGCAACGCTAGTGTATATGCTGATAGAACGATGGAAGAGAATACagtcaacagcaacaacagcaatgtATATATTAGTGATACAGTAGCCTCCAACACCAGTTCCCCTGAATCTCCTGACTCGGGTAATTGGGCCGTATTGGAACTGACACTCTTGCACAGGTGCGGGGGAGGGGAGGCCACAGGGACTGGAGGATGCTGGGTAATGTTTCATTTCGCACTGAGTTATGCACTGTGCTGCTCAAGGCGAACAGGGAGACGTTATGGGAGGAAAAGACGGCATTTCAGGGAGGCTGTGTCAGTGTCATCATTATGCCAAACTGAGATTTGCCAGGAAAGCCTCTTTATTGGCAAACACAGCAATACTCCACAAAGTTCTTCCTGCCAAACCAAAAGTATTGACAAAATGGCACCCAGAGCCCGTACAAAGCGGATTGATAATAAATTATGTTAAACAGAGCGAAAGTCTGAATCTCACAGTCAAACGCATTTTTCGATTTACTTTGAACAGACTTTTCTGGCCTTTTGTTTTCAACAGTGCATATCTTTATTGGACTTAGATAAAAACCCTCTGCAGTTCTTTTGACCAGGTTGGGTTTCAATAAACTCTTTGGGCTGTGCTGTAATGGCATCCTTGCACGCTAGAGAGACCATCAGTCATTCTTTTAAAgagctcttttcttctctctatgTTATGATGGCTGTAGTCGCTCTACTGGGGGTTTTGGGAGACACGGCCCTTGTTTGAGAAGCCTTATCTGCTGCTGTGCTTGGTCATTTCACTCGGCCCATGCAGTTCCACTCACTTGAGCTGCCTTCTGAAGAGTACCCAGCATTCTCTCTGCCCTCCGTCTCCTCGGCAACAGAATTCTGCTGGCTCCGGTGTTCTATCCTGCATGAACCAGccgaaagaacaagagagagggagggacgagAAGGATGAGGAAAttaaaaaggagagaagagtggcTTTCAagttaatttctttttttttcttttcttttgggaAGTACAACATGAGCGACATGAATTGGGTCACCAAGACAAAAAAGCGGACGCCTTCTGTGAATCCTACGCTGTGCTCACAGAACATTTGCACCCTTCTATTCCCACTCACAATGCCGCGGAAAACTGTCCCAGTTTGGTATTCTGCATTTAAAACTGCACATTAAGCCCCTGGCGtcagtagtaggcctactgtagtctCTTTACCATGTAaatgatattcatgacattctgCAAATGTAATAAACATTTCATTCCTTTCTGTCAACTCAGCACCCTGGATGTCTAATCGTGTGTTTTAATTATCGCGAACAACACACAGGCTAATGTGTGTGAGGTCCCGATGATGGAGAGGCTCGTGCtcggagagcgagcgagcgagcgagccgcGCGGAGAGACACCATGTGTTCCCCTCAAGAGCAACACGGTTGCCGATCAATAGGACGAGCGCGGTTTAATTTCCTCGCTAACGTGattccttcttttcttctctccgcAGATTGTTTCACAGATGGTTAGACACAATCTCTGGAGAGCCAGTAATGGTGTCGTTGTGCCAAACTGATCGGGGGTTTTAGCTGATTAAGACCGGTTGAAAAGCAGAGAGGCTTATAGAGTGAGGATATCATAAGCCGTTACTGACACACTATTACTAAAGATTCAGATCTACATGGCTTAGTGTTTACTGCTGAAGGACTagtaacaacaacaagaagtgtaagtgtgtgtgtgtgtgtgtgtgtgtgtgtgtgtgtgtgttagtgtatgtgtgtgtgtgcgtgtgtgtgtgtgtgtgtgtgtgtgtgtgtgtgtgtgtgtgtgtgtgtgtgtgcgcacgcgcatgtgtgtgtgtgtgtgtgtgtgtgtgtgtgtgtatttgctggGGCAAGAGTGCAGTATGTACttaacatatatttatataggaTTATCTGTGCAATAACACAAAGAGTGTAGCTATTTCACTCCATCAGTTGTCTAGTAGTAAAATCAAGCCTGAGCTGTCATCAAAGTGCAGTGGTTGGCAATACAAAGGGCTATCAAGCTATAGCTGCTCAGAGTATATTATGGAGAATATCATCTATTCCTTTGGGGGTTGGGGCTGTTTATTTCTGGACTGTGCAAGGCAAGGAACGAGAGAGGAAAAATAAACAGACATCATACATTCAGCGCTGTTATTGAGCTTGCCATTGTTTATGAAGCAAAAATAGCCACAGCTTACCAAATGCTATGCAGAACTCTGTAATAGATTTAAAGCATGGacactgtgtgttttgtttagctTAGGGGGAAGTGGGGGCTATGTTACAGTAACATGCTTCACATACAgtgcttcctgtgtgtgtgtgtgtgtgtgtgtgtgtgtgtgtgtgtgtgtgtgtttgtgggtgtatgtgtgtgtgtgtgtgtgtgtgtgtgtgtgtgtgtgtgtgtgtgtgtgtgtgtgtgtgtgtgcgtgtgtgtgtgttgcatgtgggGTCTCACCTCTCAGTCCCGGGAATAGAGGACTCTGAAAGACAGTGAAAAATGGCTTTAATAAAAGGTgaaaacatactcacacacatacacacaaatacacacacagaactgcacatgcgcatacacacacacacacacaggcagaacaCACTTAGCCTACACACTGAAGAAAGACACTTGAATTTTTAATGGGAGAACAGATTGATGGCTAAATGGCAAATGTGACGGactaactatgtgtgtgtgtactgtatgtgcgtgtgtgtgtgtgtgtgtgtgtgtgcgcgcatgttccTCTCACTCCACAGCTCCAGCAGTAtgttccgcacacacacacacacacacacacacacacacacacacacacacacacacacacacacacacacacacacacagagagagagagagagggcccagAGGGGTCCCATGGCGTGGTGCCAGAGTGTTGGCTCATATGAGGTGCTGAAGCTACAGCCTGAGGTCACGTCAACATGCTACAGCAAACCGCCAAGCAGGGGGCTAATGATTCTCCACAAAGAATATTGCAGCTAGAgacaggggggaggagaggggagagagggagagagggagacggggaggaggggagggggagagaggagagagagagggaggagagggggaaattagaaagaaagggaggatgcttagagtgaagaggagagaggaagcaaaTAATAAATGGAGAAAGTGATAGAGCGAGatgaggaatggagagagaaatagagagatagatattcaggcagagggaaagaaagagaagtgaagggagtgagagagagaaatggagagagggtgagagagaaaaaaatgagagataaagagggagggagagagagaggaaaagagaaacatggcagggatggagggaaggctactgtactgtatagtcgTGGCCCCAGATGGAGAGGGCTGAGGACCTTATGCAAAATGTCCTCTCCACATCACTCTGAACGCTCGCCGTCCAAAAGCCATCAGCACAACAACCCCAAATAATCACCACTCTCTCCACAGTCGGTGAATTAACACTAACctacctactgtacctacaAGTCTGTGGGATTTGCCATCGTATAACCTGCACTTGTTTCTAGTTACATGACCAAAACAGACtgctttttttgtcattctaATGAAATTATTGTGAATTAAGACTGCATGCCATCTACGTTCTATTCCAATCAACCGCTTACAGGTGCTCTAGAATCGTATGCGTATTGAAGACACATTGAATACAGTGAGGGGAAAACACATCCCAAAATACAGCacttaggagtgtgtgtgcaggggggtaTTGGGGTGCACATGTGTTAAAAACACACCCTAAAATACAGTACtaggggtgggtgtgtgagtgagtgtgcacctGTGTTAAAAAAACAGTGGTGAGCGCGGTGCTGGGTTTGGCTGTTCCCTAATCTGTCACAGAGATTACAGAACTCTAATGCGCCACTGCAGGGCACTATTGTTATCGCGTGCAAACAGGCCCATAAATAGCCAACAGTGGCCATGCCTCCAAGATGactacccccaccaccaccaccactaccccctCCACTACCAACACCACCCATCACCATTACCAACACcactcatcaccaccaccaccaccaccaccgtcaccaacaccatcaccaacaccaccagtGAGGTCAAGGCAGAGATGCACTGTCAAACTGTACAACATTTGAATTTTAGCAGTAGGTAAGCGTGAATATGTATCTGTATCTTTTCATAGTACTGTTATAGATTTTGTCTCCCTCAATATATTCAATGTTTCAATGTTCTATGATGTGTTAATATGCTGTTTCACTGATCTttatgctttggcaacactgtattGTCATTATGACAAAGCAACATCACATCTTAATTTGATTTTGAGTGTAAAAAAACTTTACAGGTACAACAAAATAATGTTAGACATCAGAGGGCAAAGACATGCAGTTATTTTGTGTGCATGATACATTATTAACTAGTCTACATTTCCTGACTGTATTAATGTTTCATTGGTGCGCCTTTGACACCACTTTGAAAGAACCAATCCAATGAGCCATTTTTCTGTTCTGAGCTAAATGGCAGAGATAgctagaatgagagagagagagagagagagagagagggagaatgaaggaggaagagatggatgaACAATGAGAGCACCCCACGTTGTCTTTGAGCTGGTCAGGCCAATGAAGCATATTTCAATCTTGAAGGTGAAGacaaagggagtgagagaatgaaaaaagagatgcgagagagagagagtggcccaTTGCATGAGGGCATGGCCTGATGAAGgtgtctccactcctctcctcttctctcctctcctctcccctcctcccccctcctcccctcccctttcctctcctctcctctcatctcatttcctctctcctctcctctcctctcctctcctctcttctcctccctcctcccctctcccctcctctcctctcccctcctctcctttcctctcttctctcctctctgctcctctcctctcctcctctcccttcctctcctctcctcatctccttggCACCTGCTCCTCAATGCGTCTGCACCCCATGACCTCCCACGAGCAGTAAAGTGAggcacctctctctccacacacacacacacacacacacacacacacacacacacacacacgcaggcagttGAGCAGAACCGTGAGCAGCACTTTTCAAGCGAGTGCCCGTTTTCTGCTGACTGGGGGGCAGTAAGGCTTGCCCTTgctgatgactgtgtgtgtgtgtgtgtgtgtgtgtctgtgtgtgtgtgtgtgtgtgtgtgtgtgtgtgtagctctgacTATTCACAGTGTGTGGCCATCACGAAACTTCTTCATTATACTTTAATCATTGCTCCAAAGACAACAGCTGAGTGGTTTAAAcctgagaatgagaaagagagagaaagagagagaaagatagagagagagaaagagagagagaataatagagagagaaagaaagagtctgAGTAGAGAGTCTCAGATAGAGAAaaaagtgtgagagaaagatgaagagagagagagagagagagagagagagagagagagagagagagagacccagagagTGCTACCTTTTCTTAAGCCTCTCCTCCTGAGGTAGAGTGTTATGCAGACGGCTATGAGGATTATCAGGAGCATGGCCGCCACACAGGAGACTGCAGCTATCACCGCAGTGTCGTCCTTAACTTGAACTGCAAATGGAGAAAAGCCACCATAAGTGATAATAATACCTTagcctcacactcacagaggatTGGTAAACACAATACTGTTACCGCTGCTAATTTGTTCACTCAGACCCAGTTAAAGGAGGACAATAGCCTCAGGGGATGGTGGCTCACACACCTTGTGTTTCAGTGTCGGTAGTGTTGTGGTGTTGCGGTGTTGTGAGCACCAGTGAGGGATTTtgaacaggagagtgtgtggtaGGAGCTGAGGTTCAGTGGCCTCGTGCACAGAGACTCGTGAAATGTCTGCTGCTCAGATGAGctcatggagaacagcagcatcCAAGCGTCCATATACTAGACAGCGGAGCGCCCTCTAGTGTAGTCTTTCAGTAGTGCACAAACCTGAGACTGGTGTAGCCAAGCCTCATCTCACAATAATCATTTGAAAAATGTCAATCAAATATCAGCCTAATTTGTTGACAATGCCTGTTGTATTGGACTATTAATTATATCTCAGCTATGACCATGAGAAAGACAATCATGGTAGTAGTGAAAACGTGCCATCGTCGGCTATAGGGTAATGGCAGGGTAGATGGCTTTCACAGAACGTAACTTTCTACACCCTAAAGATGGAACTCTGAGGTTGAGCGCAGATTGTGGATTGTGCTCTTTCCTGCTCCTTTGAGCTGGGAGACGCAGGCGCCATCTTGCCAGTGAGCTGATACATGGCACTGCTGAtaggtgtgagagtgtgtgtgagagatggatgCTCTACCATCTGGCCTGCGcgtcatacacattcacatgagAGTATTTGGTTGAAATGGCGAAAACAGCTTGACGTGTTCAAatgcatttgtctgtgtctgaaaACAGGTCTGCACTGGTAATATCATACAGACGTAATAACAGCTGAGACGGGTCTCGGTCGAGGGGTTCAGACACGACACGGACGACATGGATCTCCATCATCTGGCGTGGGCTGGATTATGTTGGGTAGTTCTGGAAATCATTTTTGTATGGATGATGAAAGTCCATGTGCAGTTCACAGGCTTACTGATGGTTGAGGGTCTCTAGACTAATGAGTAGCGTGGGCTAGGCCAGAGAAAAACACCCAAATGTCTCTTTTAGATTCAAATTGTTTCAAAAAAGCGACGCATTTGGTTGCAAAATCTGCAATTTATTTCACCTGCCATCTGTCTAACTAACACAAATCCTGAGGATATCTTACTGACACAGAGACTTGTTTGCTGGGGACGAGGGTTTGGCAGAGATGGAGGTTATCCCATCTGCCTAGTGCTGGACTGGGTTGTCTAGTTATTTAGGAGAGCCTTGTTTTCGAGAGCCTGATGAAAGTGtctgttgtacaaacaagaaatcCATGTTGTCCCAAAACCATGTGTCTTACCAACGATGTGGCATTGGACAGAGACATCCCCCACTTGTGCATCTAGTTTTGGGAAGAATTGTGCCATAcggctagtctggctatcaccatatgaagctcaatcttttaagattaaaCATTAGTCTGTGTTTAATTCCTActgactctgtacgcttttagatagtccttcaaccaatcagaccaacgatccgaatgcgccttttggataagctagtttgtgattgattggacacagaagatgtggacaggaagcagagagatagatgtgcaggtttccagcctgagctgatcagcagatcaggcagggtttacccagtctacatacacacacacacacacacacacaaacacacacgcgtttACAGATCAgacagggtttacccagtctacacacacacacacacacacacacgcgcgtttacagatcaggcagggtttacccagtctacacacacacacacacacacacacacacacacacacacacacacacacacacacacacacacacacacacacacacacacacacacacacacacacacacgcgcgcgtttacagatcaggcagggtttacccagtctacacacacacacacacacacacacacacacacacacgtttacagatcaggcagggtttacccagtctacacacacacacacacacacacacacacacacacacgtttacagatcaggcagggtttacccagtctacacacacacacacacacacacacacacacacacacacacacacacacacgtttacagatcaggcagggtttacccagcctaccaTATGGCCTCAGTTGTGTTGAGCTCAGTTGTGTGGAATTCTATTGTACTGTATCTTATTTTTAAGTTGACGAAAAACTGCAAAAGCATTTCTCTGAGCCTCTCTGACTTACGGACGCTGAGCGACGTGCTGGCACTGAGCGGGGCGGCCATGGCGGACACCGACGCCCGACACTCTACGCTGCCGCCGCGCCGGGCCTCCAGAACCAgcgtgctggtggtgctgtagAGGgggacccgggtccggtccagctcGCTGCTGGTGTTGAAGGAGTCGCGGCTAACGGGCTGGCCGCTCAGGAGCCACTCCACACTGGGCTCGGGGAACCAGCCGATGGCCTCGCACTGGAACTCCACCATCTGACCACTGGCCACGGACGTGTTTCCGCCGGTGACCACAACGCTGCCATTTTCTGGATgggtggatgaggaagaggaagaggaaggagagatggaggaggaggaggaggggaaagatggaagagggagagacaaaaggagagagggagatatttAGGGCGTAGAGAAGAGATGgaataagggagagagatagagggaagaaTGATAAACTAGAAGATATATAGAGATAGGTGAAGTGATGGTGaaaatagagagatggagagaaaagagagaaggagagagagagaggaagggatcagggagacagagagaacagcaaAGAGGGGCAATGGGAGGGATATgttgaaggagggagagggaaggaggaagggatgaagggaggggaACAGTGAAATAGTGTAATTAATATCCACAGGCATTTCAGTGCCTCTGACACGGGGCCAGGCGGGGCCACTACTGTGCTGCCCTCTGTCACCCCAGCTCTCCCATGcccagtgtgtgtttatactggacacacagcacagtctcaaatacacacacacacatgcgcacacatatacacacacacacacacgtgcgcatgcacaca
The Sardina pilchardus chromosome 13, fSarPil1.1, whole genome shotgun sequence genome window above contains:
- the LOC134099088 gene encoding uncharacterized protein LOC134099088 gives rise to the protein MLCVALLLVQLAFAAQGQNASSLSSSSSASSSSSSLRQSEMFLEPQSLVVLTGQSARFNCSTTAPWTLMMCRLDDTTVMAISAENGPQNTPSSYTAENCSTAEMSCWGLVIERVIRSNSTQPHQLVCEILDGPKMTAELHIQENGSVVVTGGNTSVASGQMVEFQCEAIGWFPEPSVEWLLSGQPVSRDSFNTSSELDRTRVPLYSTTSTLVLEARRGGSVECRASVSAMAAPLSASTSLSVLQVKDDTAVIAAVSCVAAMLLIILIAVCITLYLRRRGLRKESSIPGTERIEHRSQQNSVAEETEGRENAGYSSEGSSSFVDTETSVSVHSRRTSASTEEASATKEMPDVVPSLYNTIYYISLGDKSIKIPRSVTTV